In the Mycolicibacter sp. MU0102 genome, one interval contains:
- a CDS encoding mycofactocin-coupled SDR family oxidoreductase → MSGRVEGKVAFITGAAHGQGRSHAVRLAEEGADIIAIDVCKRIVKDSPIPPATPEDLAETVDLVKARGRRIFTAEVDVRDYDGLKAAVDAGVEELGGLNIVVANAGIGNGGDTLDQTSEHDWQEMIDVNLSGVWKTVKAAVPHLISGGKGGSIVLTSSVGGLKAYPHCGNYVAAKHGVVGIMRSFAVELGHQNIRVNTVHPTHVSTGMIMNEGTWKMFRPDLENPGPEDMAPICQMFHTLPVPWVDAVDISNAVLFLASDEARYVTGLTLTVDAGSCLK, encoded by the coding sequence ATGAGCGGAAGAGTCGAAGGTAAAGTCGCCTTCATCACCGGCGCGGCCCACGGTCAGGGCCGCAGCCACGCGGTGCGGCTGGCCGAGGAGGGCGCCGACATCATCGCGATCGACGTCTGCAAGCGGATCGTCAAGGATTCCCCCATTCCGCCGGCCACCCCGGAGGACCTGGCCGAGACCGTCGATCTGGTCAAGGCCCGCGGCCGTCGGATCTTCACCGCCGAAGTCGATGTGCGCGACTATGACGGGCTCAAGGCCGCGGTGGACGCCGGCGTGGAAGAACTGGGCGGCCTGAACATCGTCGTGGCCAACGCCGGCATCGGCAACGGCGGCGACACCCTGGACCAGACCAGCGAACACGACTGGCAGGAGATGATCGACGTCAACCTCTCCGGAGTGTGGAAGACGGTCAAAGCCGCCGTACCGCACCTGATTTCCGGAGGCAAAGGCGGCTCGATCGTGCTGACCAGCTCCGTCGGCGGATTGAAGGCCTACCCACACTGCGGCAACTACGTCGCGGCCAAGCACGGCGTGGTGGGCATCATGCGCTCCTTCGCAGTCGAGTTGGGCCACCAGAACATTCGCGTCAACACCGTGCACCCCACCCACGTCAGCACCGGAATGATCATGAACGAGGGCACCTGGAAGATGTTCCGCCCGGACCTGGAGAACCCGGGCCCCGAGGACATGGCCCCGATCTGCCAGATGTTCCACACCCTGCCGGTGCCCTGGGTGGACGCGGTCGACATCAGCAACGCGGTGTTGTTCCTGGCCTCCGACGAGGCCCGGTATGTCACCGGACTTACGCTCACCGTCGACGCGGGAAGCTGCCTGAAGTAA
- a CDS encoding carboxymuconolactone decarboxylase family protein, which yields MPASPCGEAGHGAHAFAELLKLPVPADTTTAAATLLDFVFAQVWQRPGLSRRDRWFVALPCVAAADTEQPLRDHIYAALINGDVTIEEMRETVLHFAVYSGWPKASLFNMTVDEQWARIHGERGEPIPPAAPLLPLTTPSDPEARLQTGEQAFRDVNCLPFAPVRDDPYSGAGILNFVFGEMWLRPGLGMKQRRLVTVACVAFQDAPYPILSHVYAALKSRDVSFDEIDEVALHFGAYYGWAKASRLMQVIEEQKQRVTQEWAAGN from the coding sequence ATGCCGGCGTCACCCTGCGGTGAGGCGGGGCACGGTGCCCACGCCTTCGCCGAGCTGCTGAAGCTGCCGGTTCCCGCGGACACCACGACCGCGGCGGCGACCCTGCTGGATTTCGTGTTCGCGCAGGTCTGGCAACGTCCAGGATTGAGTCGCCGGGACCGGTGGTTCGTCGCGCTGCCATGCGTTGCCGCCGCCGACACCGAGCAGCCGTTGCGCGACCACATCTACGCCGCCCTGATCAACGGCGACGTGACGATCGAGGAGATGCGCGAAACCGTCCTGCATTTCGCGGTGTATTCGGGCTGGCCCAAGGCATCACTGTTCAACATGACCGTCGACGAGCAATGGGCACGCATCCATGGCGAGCGCGGCGAGCCCATTCCGCCTGCGGCGCCACTGCTGCCGCTGACCACGCCAAGTGACCCCGAGGCGCGGCTACAGACCGGCGAGCAGGCCTTCCGCGACGTCAACTGTCTGCCCTTCGCGCCGGTGCGAGACGACCCGTATTCGGGAGCGGGCATTCTGAATTTCGTTTTCGGCGAGATGTGGCTGCGGCCCGGACTGGGCATGAAACAGCGGCGCCTGGTGACCGTGGCGTGTGTGGCGTTCCAGGACGCGCCGTACCCGATCCTCAGCCACGTCTATGCCGCACTGAAAAGCAGGGACGTCTCGTTCGACGAGATAGACGAGGTTGCACTGCATTTCGGCGCGTATTACGGCTGGGCAAAAGCCTCCCGGCTGATGCAGGTGATCGAGGAACAGAAGCAGCGCGTCACGCAGGAGTGGGCCGCCGGGAACTAG
- a CDS encoding mycofactocin-coupled SDR family oxidoreductase — MGSLSGQVAFITGAARGQGRSHAVRLAAEGADIIGVDICADISSTGYSMGSAAELDETVALVEAQGGKMLASVADVRDFPALKTALDAGVEHFGRLDIVCANAGIATMAFRELTDDEDLQLWTDVLDVNLVGAFHTAKAAIGHLIAGNRGGSIVFTSSTAGLIGFGGMQGGGLGYAASKHGIVGLMRTLANALAPHSIRVNSVHPTGVNTMMATNPAMTEFLENYPGGGPHLQNPLPVQLLEPEDISAAIAYLVSDAGKYVTGVTLPVDAGFCNKL; from the coding sequence ATGGGTTCTCTGAGTGGGCAGGTTGCGTTCATCACCGGCGCGGCGCGAGGGCAGGGCCGCAGTCATGCGGTGCGACTGGCCGCCGAGGGCGCCGACATCATCGGGGTCGATATCTGCGCCGATATCTCTTCCACCGGCTATTCGATGGGCTCGGCAGCAGAGCTCGACGAGACCGTGGCTTTGGTGGAAGCCCAGGGCGGCAAGATGCTCGCATCGGTCGCCGACGTCCGCGACTTTCCGGCCCTGAAGACTGCGTTGGATGCCGGCGTCGAGCACTTCGGCCGCCTCGACATCGTCTGCGCCAACGCGGGTATCGCCACGATGGCGTTTCGCGAGCTGACCGACGACGAAGATCTACAGCTGTGGACCGACGTGCTCGACGTCAATCTCGTCGGCGCGTTCCACACCGCCAAGGCCGCGATTGGGCACCTGATCGCCGGCAATCGGGGCGGTTCGATCGTGTTCACCAGCTCGACTGCCGGGCTGATCGGATTCGGCGGCATGCAAGGCGGCGGCCTGGGCTACGCCGCGTCCAAGCACGGCATCGTCGGCCTGATGCGCACGCTGGCCAATGCTCTGGCCCCGCACAGCATTCGGGTCAACAGCGTGCACCCGACCGGGGTGAACACCATGATGGCGACCAACCCGGCGATGACCGAATTCCTCGAGAACTATCCCGGCGGCGGACCACACCTTCAGAATCCGCTGCCGGTGCAGTTGCTCGAGCCCGAGGACATCAGCGCCGCTATCGCCTACCTGGTGTCCGACGCCGGGAAGTACGTCACCGGGGTCACGCTGCCCGTCGACGCAGGGTTCTGCAACAAGCTATGA
- a CDS encoding TetR family transcriptional regulator — protein sequence MDSAEGRILAIVVEILETEGYDAVQLREVARRARMSLATIYKRYATRDELILAALDTWMQQNRYSGIAPHAREPGESIYAALMSLYRTIFEPWERHPAMLTAYVRARSAPGGDALVRRGLDAVGPAMLAAMSGVDESFIADLDVIISNLVYGLSARFAAGEIAITDMLPSLDRAVYWLTSGYEQQRGR from the coding sequence ATGGACAGTGCGGAAGGCCGGATCTTGGCCATCGTGGTCGAGATTCTGGAGACCGAGGGCTATGACGCGGTGCAGCTGCGTGAGGTCGCCCGGCGCGCCCGGATGTCACTGGCGACCATCTACAAGCGCTATGCCACCCGCGACGAACTGATCCTGGCGGCGCTGGACACCTGGATGCAGCAGAACCGCTACTCGGGTATCGCGCCGCACGCACGCGAGCCCGGCGAATCCATCTATGCGGCGCTGATGAGCTTGTACCGCACCATCTTCGAGCCCTGGGAGCGGCATCCGGCGATGCTGACGGCTTACGTGCGGGCACGGTCGGCCCCCGGCGGTGACGCCTTGGTTCGCCGCGGCCTGGACGCGGTGGGACCGGCAATGCTGGCGGCGATGTCCGGCGTCGACGAATCCTTCATCGCCGACCTGGACGTCATCATCTCCAACCTGGTGTACGGGTTGTCCGCGCGGTTCGCCGCCGGCGAGATCGCCATCACCGACATGCTGCCCAGCCTTGATCGGGCGGTGTATTGGCTCACCAGCGGATACGAGCAGCAGCGCGGCCGCTAG
- a CDS encoding mycofactocin-coupled SDR family oxidoreductase has protein sequence MTGRVTGKKVLVTGAARGMGRSHAVRLAEEGADLILVDVCASLPEVDYPLATIEDLDETADLVRQLGRRAVTHVVDVRDAAALTAAVAEGVAQLGGLDASIANAGVITAGTWDTTTSAQWRTVVDVNLIGTWNTCAAALPHLVSHGGSLVNISSVAGLKGSPLHTPYTASKHGVVGMSRALANELAAVNVRVNTVHPTGVETGMRPDGLHGLLAETRSDLAPIFSNALPIVMTEARDVSNAVLFLVSDESRHVTGLEFKVDAGVTLR, from the coding sequence ATGACCGGGCGCGTAACCGGCAAGAAGGTGTTGGTCACCGGAGCCGCACGGGGGATGGGACGCAGCCACGCGGTGCGCCTGGCCGAGGAGGGCGCCGACCTGATCCTGGTCGACGTCTGCGCATCACTGCCCGAGGTCGACTATCCGCTGGCCACGATCGAAGATCTCGACGAGACCGCAGATTTGGTGCGACAGCTTGGCCGCCGCGCCGTCACCCACGTCGTGGACGTGCGCGACGCCGCGGCCTTGACCGCTGCGGTCGCCGAGGGTGTCGCCCAGTTGGGCGGCCTGGACGCCTCGATCGCCAATGCCGGCGTGATCACCGCGGGGACCTGGGACACCACCACCTCGGCGCAGTGGCGCACCGTTGTCGATGTGAACCTGATCGGCACGTGGAATACCTGTGCGGCGGCGCTGCCGCATCTGGTTTCCCACGGCGGCAGCCTGGTCAACATCAGCTCGGTGGCCGGGCTGAAGGGCAGCCCTTTGCATACGCCCTATACCGCCTCCAAACACGGTGTCGTCGGCATGAGCCGGGCACTGGCCAATGAGCTTGCCGCGGTGAACGTTCGGGTAAACACCGTGCACCCCACCGGGGTGGAGACCGGGATGCGCCCGGACGGGCTGCACGGGCTGCTGGCCGAGACGCGCTCCGATCTGGCCCCGATCTTCAGTAACGCCTTGCCGATCGTGATGACCGAGGCGCGCGATGTCAGCAACGCGGTGCTGTTCTTGGTCTCCGACGAGTCTCGGCACGTGACCGGACTGGAATTCAAAGTCGATGCCGGCGTCACCCTGCGGTGA
- a CDS encoding cytochrome P450: MVDLAAVDYFSDQAVTQDPYDYYEYLRANGPVFAEPHHGVVAVTGYDEVLAAFKDHDSFSAVNAIGGPFPPLPFEPEGDDITEQIEAHRHEFPIFEHVVVMDPPAHTRARSLLSGLLTPKRLKENEEFIWKLTDTQLDEFIGTGRCEFLFDYAKPYATLAITDLLGVPEEDRAEFRSALGAGHREGQHVGSLDGTPVGLNPLQYLDEKFSGYLTERRREPRGDVLSTLAAATYPDGSTPELLEVVHPATFLFGAGQETVTKLLGAAVQTLGDQPELQQTLRDNPALIPAFIEEALRIQSPTKIDFRLARKTTTLGGVPIKAGTVLMLCLGAANRDPRKFSNPDEFRLDRKNVREHIAFGRGIHTCAGAPLARVEGRITIHRMLDRMRDIRISEAHHGPAGQRRYSYEPTFLLRGLTALHIEFDPVG, encoded by the coding sequence ATGGTGGATCTCGCGGCGGTGGACTACTTCTCCGATCAGGCCGTCACCCAAGATCCCTACGACTACTACGAATACCTGCGCGCAAACGGGCCGGTATTCGCCGAGCCGCATCACGGCGTCGTTGCCGTCACCGGCTACGACGAGGTGCTCGCCGCCTTCAAGGACCATGACTCATTCTCTGCGGTCAATGCCATCGGCGGGCCGTTTCCCCCGCTGCCGTTCGAGCCCGAGGGCGACGACATCACCGAACAGATCGAGGCGCACCGGCACGAATTCCCGATCTTCGAGCACGTCGTGGTGATGGATCCGCCGGCGCATACCCGGGCCCGCTCGCTGCTGAGCGGGCTGCTGACCCCTAAGCGGCTGAAGGAGAACGAGGAGTTCATCTGGAAGCTGACCGATACGCAGCTCGACGAGTTCATCGGGACGGGCCGCTGCGAATTCCTGTTCGACTACGCCAAACCCTATGCGACCCTGGCCATCACCGATCTACTCGGGGTTCCTGAGGAGGATCGCGCCGAGTTCCGCAGCGCGCTGGGTGCTGGGCATCGGGAGGGGCAACATGTCGGCTCCCTCGACGGCACACCGGTGGGGCTCAATCCCCTGCAGTACCTCGACGAGAAGTTCAGCGGCTACCTCACCGAGCGACGGCGGGAACCTCGTGGTGACGTTCTCAGTACCCTGGCCGCCGCCACCTACCCCGACGGTTCCACGCCGGAACTGCTGGAGGTGGTGCACCCGGCCACCTTCCTGTTCGGTGCCGGTCAGGAGACCGTCACCAAGTTGCTGGGGGCGGCGGTGCAAACCCTGGGCGATCAACCCGAGCTCCAGCAGACGTTGCGCGACAACCCCGCACTGATCCCCGCCTTCATCGAGGAGGCGCTGCGAATTCAGAGTCCCACCAAGATCGACTTTCGGCTCGCCCGTAAGACCACCACGTTAGGTGGGGTGCCGATCAAAGCCGGCACCGTGCTGATGCTGTGTCTGGGTGCGGCGAACCGGGATCCACGCAAGTTCTCCAATCCCGACGAGTTCCGACTGGACCGCAAGAACGTGCGTGAGCACATCGCTTTCGGCCGTGGCATCCACACCTGCGCCGGCGCTCCGCTGGCCCGGGTCGAGGGGCGTATCACGATTCACCGGATGCTGGACCGGATGCGTGACATCAGGATCAGCGAGGCCCACCACGGGCCCGCCGGTCAGCGGCGCTACTCCTATGAGCCCACGTTCCTGCTGCGCGGGCTGACGGCGCTGCACATCGAATTCGACCCGGTGGGCTAG
- a CDS encoding SRPBCC family protein, which produces MPAKVVSSSRVIAAPAKLIFDFIADPARQPRWDGNANLAEAAPGQRVHAVGDVFTMTLTMGTVRENHVVEFEEGRRIAWRPAAPGCAPPGHLWRWELEPLGPARTRVTHTYDWSELSDPNRLARARATTADKLAASLSRLAALVEVS; this is translated from the coding sequence CTGCCGGCGAAGGTCGTCAGCTCCAGCAGGGTGATCGCGGCGCCGGCGAAGCTGATCTTCGACTTCATCGCCGACCCGGCCCGGCAGCCACGCTGGGACGGCAACGCGAATCTGGCCGAAGCCGCACCGGGCCAACGAGTTCATGCCGTCGGGGACGTTTTCACCATGACGCTGACCATGGGAACGGTCCGGGAGAACCACGTGGTGGAGTTCGAGGAAGGACGCCGTATCGCCTGGCGCCCAGCGGCCCCCGGGTGTGCGCCGCCGGGCCACCTGTGGCGGTGGGAGCTCGAGCCGCTCGGGCCGGCGCGCACTCGAGTAACCCACACCTACGACTGGTCGGAGCTATCCGACCCGAACCGCCTCGCTCGCGCCCGGGCCACTACCGCGGACAAGCTCGCGGCCTCATTGTCCCGGCTTGCCGCGCTGGTCGAAGTGTCCTGA
- a CDS encoding LON peptidase substrate-binding domain-containing protein: MELPMFPLEWVLLPGEELSLRIFELRYTVLVGELIRSGDPRFGVVLIARGREVGGGEQRNDVGAMARITQCSELGSGRYALRCLTGERIRVREWLADDPYPRAITEEWPDEPSEPVTDKQFGELEDRIVALHKRMAQAQRRWVMSGRNSLLGGRRLRSLDPAQRLYSLACRVPMGEADRYAVLAAPSLSDRLAALYEAIETVSARVEFDIPR, encoded by the coding sequence ATGGAACTGCCGATGTTCCCGCTGGAATGGGTGTTGCTGCCCGGCGAGGAGCTATCGCTGCGGATCTTCGAGTTGCGCTACACCGTGCTGGTCGGCGAACTGATTCGCAGCGGCGATCCGCGCTTCGGGGTGGTGCTGATCGCTCGCGGCCGGGAGGTGGGCGGTGGTGAGCAGCGCAACGACGTCGGCGCGATGGCCCGCATCACCCAGTGCAGCGAACTCGGGTCAGGACGGTACGCATTGCGTTGCCTGACCGGGGAGCGAATCCGGGTGCGTGAATGGCTCGCCGACGATCCCTACCCGCGGGCGATCACCGAGGAGTGGCCTGACGAGCCGTCAGAACCGGTGACTGACAAGCAGTTCGGTGAGCTCGAGGATCGCATTGTCGCGCTGCACAAGCGGATGGCCCAAGCCCAGCGACGGTGGGTGATGTCGGGGCGCAACAGTCTGCTGGGTGGTCGACGGCTGCGCTCGCTGGATCCGGCGCAGCGGCTGTACTCGCTGGCCTGCCGGGTCCCGATGGGGGAGGCCGACCGCTACGCGGTGCTGGCGGCGCCGTCGCTGTCCGACCGCTTGGCTGCGTTGTACGAGGCGATTGAGACCGTCTCGGCGCGAGTCGAATTCGACATCCCTCGTTGA
- a CDS encoding TetR/AcrR family transcriptional regulator codes for MAAPRKAKSTDNATRRRLIEATARLMRDEGYASATSRRVAAEAGVRQALVYYYFPTMDDLFVEVLRAGADVALDRMRAALTDDDPLRTLWEINSDTRMTSLNTEFMALANHRKAIRTELKAYAERVRDIETAAVTVALRANGVDLAEYPPIAISILIAQTARNLCNESAVGVTQGHDELRALIDRQLGRLGPPPTTS; via the coding sequence ATGGCGGCTCCGCGCAAAGCCAAATCGACCGACAACGCCACCCGACGCCGCCTGATCGAGGCGACGGCACGATTGATGCGCGACGAAGGCTATGCCTCGGCGACCTCACGGCGGGTCGCGGCCGAGGCCGGTGTGCGCCAAGCCCTGGTCTACTACTACTTCCCCACCATGGATGATCTGTTCGTCGAGGTGCTGCGGGCCGGCGCCGATGTCGCGCTGGACCGGATGCGCGCCGCCCTGACCGACGACGATCCACTGCGCACACTGTGGGAAATCAATAGCGATACCCGCATGACCAGCTTAAACACCGAGTTCATGGCATTGGCCAACCATCGCAAGGCCATCCGGACCGAACTCAAGGCCTATGCCGAGCGAGTGCGTGACATCGAAACCGCAGCCGTCACGGTGGCGCTGCGCGCCAACGGTGTCGATCTGGCGGAATACCCGCCGATTGCGATCTCGATCCTGATCGCCCAAACCGCGCGCAACCTGTGTAACGAGAGCGCTGTCGGCGTCACCCAAGGGCACGACGAACTGCGCGCACTGATCGATCGACAACTGGGCCGATTGGGACCGCCGCCCACTACTTCCTAA